The Xenopus laevis strain J_2021 chromosome 5L, Xenopus_laevis_v10.1, whole genome shotgun sequence genome has a segment encoding these proteins:
- the ndufaf4.L gene encoding NADH:ubiquinone oxidoreductase complex assembly factor 4 L homeolog → MGLNLTRALRNFNLENRAHGLIGKEKPRPAPSHPKTEDALRATKTHHPDIEDKIRNKDNLLLTRLKEVYVDSSDPSSEVQTKESASAQEELRLPKLTVNRESLMDLDVESIPKGKISVLEALTLLNNHKNSPETWTAKKISEDYHLDSKNTQALLEYFIPFNVKIIPPKDKKQITDS, encoded by the exons ATGGGGCTAAACTTAACACGGGCACTCCGCAACTTTAACCTTGAAAATCGGGCTCATGGGCTTATTGGCAAGGAGAAGCCAAGGCCTGCACCCTCCCACCCGAAAACAGAGGATGCACTGAGGGCAACCAAAACAC ATCACCCAGACATTGAAGATAAAATCCGTAACAAAGATAATCTGCTTCTGACAAGGCTGAAAGAAGTTTATGTTGACTCCAGTGACCCATCTTCTGAG GTACAAACCAAAGAGAGTGCATCTGCGCAAGAAGAGCTTAGACTTCCAAAACTTACTGTGAATCGAGAGTCCCTTATGGATCTGGATGTAGAGAGTATTCCTAAAGGAAAGATTTCTGTGCTTGAGGCACTGACACTTCTCAACAACCATAAAAATTCTCCAGAAACCTGGACTGCTAAGAAAATATCAGAAGACTACCACTTAGACTCCAAGAATACCCAGGCACTGCTGGAATACTTTATACCTTTCAACGTGAAAATCATTCCACCCAAAGACAAGAAGCAAATTACAGACTCATAG
- the LOC121393740 gene encoding protein kinase C delta type-like yields the protein MDSTINMIKQIRSQLEEDSRMETHERVKRKREQSPETNNKRPHQKTERARERRRRKRERRRQRLLYEKKEEQRWKRPRSSDRDEAEEGESAWKRPHMDEERCDPLDISSYNFHHELGNGSFGNVMLASLPNRKKPVALKILKKENIKLKERYETEVKVMKLAWKCPFLCNIHAAFQTQLHAFIVMEYASGGSLQDLLNNRGYLDMDSVLYYAAEMVCGLQFLHSEGIIHRDFKPENILFSNKGHIKIADFGLAAENVFGNKTISGSIGTLHNMAPEMIQCQIYNSAVDWWAFGIVLSKMATGRSPFYEGRKAEKCIHFILNCQPSYSEQLSTELQDLLEKLLKKKPYQRLGFKGDIRIHPFFKSINWIKVERQNVEPPFQPEPQPNPDVSIPASALEVLNIDTASTHSYSLQDFTYLSPSWQA from the exons ATGGACTCTACAATCAATATGATCAAGCAAATAAGATCTCAGCTTGAGGAGGACAGCAGGATGGAAACACATGAGAGGGTTAAGAGAAAGAGGGAGCAAAGCCCAGAGACAAACAACAAAAGACCCCACCAAAAGACAGAGCGAGCAAGGGagaggagaaggaggaagagggagaggaGGAGACAGAGGCTCTTGTATGAGAAGAAGGAAGAGCAAAGGTGGAAAAGACCAAGAAGCAGCGACAGGGATGAAGCAGAAG AAGGAGAAAGTGCCTGGAAGAGACCACACATGGATGAAGAAAGATGTGATCCACTGGACATTTCCAGCTACAACTTCCATCACGAGCTGGGCAATGGATCAtttggcaat GTTATGTTAGCATCATTGCCCAACAGAAAGAAACCAGTGGCACTTAAGATCCTTAAGAAAGAAAACATCAAGCTTAAAGAAAGATATGAGACTGAAGTGAAGGTGATGAAGCTGGCTTGGAAATGCCCTTTCCTGTGCAACATCCATGCAGCATTCCAAACACAG CTGCATGCCTTCATTGTGATGGAATATGCAAGTGGAGGAAGCCTACAAGATCTTCTAAACAACAGAGGCTATCTGGACATGGACTCCGTACT GTACTACGCAGCTGAGATGGTGTGCGGCCTGCAATTTCTGCACTCTGAAGGAATTATCCATCG AGACTTCAAACCGGAAAACATTCTGTTCAGCAACAAGGGACACATCAAGATTGCTGACTTTGGATTGGCTGCTGAGAACGTATTTGGCAACAAAACCATCTCAGGATCAATTGGGACATTGCACAACATGGCCCCAGAG ATGATCCAGTGTCAAATCTACAATTCAGCAGTAGACTGGTGGGCTTTTGGGATTGTCTTGAGCAAAATGGCCACTGGAAGATCACCTTTTTATGAAGGCCGTAAAGCAGAGAAATGCATCCATTTTATCCTCAATTGCCAGCCCAGCTATTCAGAACAGCTCAGTACAGAACTGCAAGATCTTCTGGAAAAG CTCCTAAAGAAGAAGCCATACCAGCGGCTTGGGTTCAAGGGGGATATAAGGATACACCCCTTTTTCAAATCCATCAACTGGATCAAAGTAGAAAGACAAAATGTCGAACCACCTTTCCAGCCAGAACCT CAACCAAATCCTGATGTGAGCATTCCAGCAAGTGCCTTAGAGGTCCTCAACATTGACACCGCCTCAACTCACAGCTACAGTCTTCAGGATTTCACATATCTGAGCCCCAGCTGGCAGGCATAA